TTACAATTATCCTTTATTCCTCTCCTGAATTCTTGTGGGTTGGTCCTAAAATTGCCTTAAGGGTTCCTAATCATCCAATCCCCCTTTTGTTGTTAAAAAGCCTTAAGGGACCAATTGCAGCAACATCGGCAAATATATCAAAGGAAAAAGAGGCAATAAAAGCAGATGAGGTTTGTGCTTGCCTTTCTTCTTGTATTGATGTTATCATTGATGGAGGAGATGCAAATTTAGGTATTGCATCAACAATTATTGATATGACAGAAAAACCAAAGATATTAAGGAGGGGGGCAATATATCAGGAGGTTTTAAGATGGATAGAGAGGTTATAAGATACATCGCAGGCCTTTCCAATATTTACCTTACCCCGGATGAGGAAGAAAAGCTAACAAAGGAATTGACAAAAATCATTGAATACATTTCAAAGATTAGCGAGGTTT
This genomic interval from bacterium contains the following:
- a CDS encoding L-threonylcarbamoyladenylate synthase; translated protein: MLKIKENEIEIAVSCLKNGGIIAFPTDTVYGIGVDGKNKGAYYKIYKIKKREEDKPIPFLIGDISYLEMMTGNVSKEAFKMAERFWPGPLTIILYSSPEFLWVGPKIALRVPNHPIPLLLLKSLKGPIAATSANISKEKEAIKADEVCACLSSCIDVIIDGGDANLGIASTIIDMTEKPKILRRGAIYQEVLRWIERL